A stretch of DNA from Candidatus Saccharibacteria bacterium oral taxon 488:
AAATCTGTTTTTATTGCCGCGTCTGGCCAGAGAATTTTGATTTTATACCGGGCGAAGAGGGTGATGAAGTGATGTTCGTTGATCCTGAGGAATTATTGCTTCAGAAAAGCGAAGTTGACGCGCCAGCTCGAGCGTATAGGGCGCATATGAAATGGCGGCAGCTGTATAGGAAATCGTGCGGTAAATATTGATTTGGTTTCGCTAATATTGCAATAAAATTATAATTTTGTTATAATGTTTGCATGGTAATCACTACGATTCAGAAGGTTATCAAGATTGGTTCGAGTCGCGGCGTAACGCTGCCGGCTAGGCAGCTACGGGCACTGGGTGTTCATGATGGTGACGAGATTGAGGTTACGATACGCAAGCGGACAGTGGCAGCCGATGGTGATAAAGTATTAAAGGTTGCAAATTCGCTCCTTGAGCGATACAAAGAGGACTTTTCTCACTTGGCGAAGCGCTAATGGTTAGTTTGACTCTCGAGCAGATTCTGCAGCTTCATGCGCTGGTGCTTATTAGGGATGGCGGCTCAGATGGTGTGCGTGATATTGGTCGGCTAGAATCCGTGGTGTCGGCGCAGCATCAGGTGGTATTTGGCGAGGAATTATACGCAACAGTATTTACCAAGGCAGCGGCATTGATGCGCGGGATTATTGGTGACCATCCATTTGTTGATGGCAATAAGCGGACGGCAATGCTCGCTGGACTGACTTTGCTGGAGGTGAAAGGGTATAATTTTACAGCACAGCGAGGTGAACTAGAAAATTTCGCTGTCCGTGTCGCGACAGATCAGCTTGATATTGATGCGATTGCTAATTGGCTGAAGTGTCATTCGCAGGTGTGTCAATAAATATATCTGGACTCGTCGGCTTGGACGCCGCTTCGATATTTGGGGTGCCCGCGCTTGGTATTTTACAGTCCATCATTTCTCCTGCTATAATAACCACATGCATATTATTCTTGGTGGGACGAGTGGACTTGGACTGGAGATGGCGCGGCAGCTCAGAAAAAGCGATAAACGCGTGTTGGTGCTGGGGAAGACGCATAATGCCCGAGAGCACGGCGAGGGCTTCCCGTTGGATGTGTATTATCCCGAGCAAGTAGCGGCAGCGCCGGCGCGGATTGAGCAGATTTTGGGCGGCGATGCTATTGAGCAATTTGTCTGGGCGGCGGGCTATGGCTGGCGCGGTAATTTCGAGGATCAGCCTGACGCGCGCTCCATGGCGGAGGTTAATTTCGCTGGTCCGTTGCCGCTGGTGCAGTGGGCCTGGTATAGGATGGCGCAGCAGCGGATACGCTCTACACTAACGGTAATCGGCTCGACCAGCAGTATCAAAGCTCGCGGGGACGAAGCGGTGTATGTAGCGACCAAGCACGCCCAGGCAGGGCTGGCCCGTAGCTTGGCCCTGCAGGCGGATGAGCAGCATTTACCGATTCGTGTAGCGCTGTTCTTGCCCGGGGCGATGAAAACGCCGTTTTGGCGGGGGAACCGACCGGATGATTATGCTTTTTTCAATGACCCGGCCAAGGTGGCTGAACATATACTGACCGCCGTTAACATGCAGCATCAGACGTTCCTCGAGTGGCCGCTACCAAAGGGCACGTTGGTCTAAGCTCGCTGAAGTGCTATAATGCGGGCATGACGTACGAAGTGGATAGAGAATATTTTGGAGTAAAAATTGTAGTAATCGGCGGCGGAACTGGTAGTTTCACGCTGCTGTCGGGTTTAAAAAAATATACCCATAGTATCACGGCGCTGGTCAATATGGTTGATGACGGTGGCTCGACGGGCATGCTGCGCGATGAGCTGGGTGTGTTGCCGGCGGGTGATGTGCGGCAATGCCTGGTGGCGCTGAGCAGTTCGCCAAAGGTGCGCGATCTGTTCAATTACCGGTTTGACGAGGGTAGCATGAAGGGGCATGCATTTGGTAATTTATTCATGGCGGCGCTGGAAAAGATGACGGGGAGCTTTTCGCAAGCGGTCGAGACAGCCAGCGAGGTGCTCGGCGTTAATGGGCGGGTATTTCCGATTACGCTGGACGATACCAAGTTATCGCTGAGGCTGCGTGATGGTATGGTCGTTGAGGGCGAGCATGCCATTGAGGTGACGAATATTCCAGGCGATGAGCGGCCGTGGCTGGAACTCAGCCCGCCAGCAACGATCAATCCACAGGCTCGGCGGGCGATTCTGGATGCTGACCTCGTGGTGGTAGCGCCAGGGTTATTGTACGGTAGTTTGGCGCCAGCGCTACTAGTGCGCGGTGTGACGCGGGCTTTGGCCGAGACCAAGGCCAAGAAGGTGTATGTCTGTAATCTGGTGACCAAGCCGACGCAGACCGACGGCTTTACGGTGGCGGACTTTGTCGATGAGATTGAGCGGTTTGCCGGGGTGAGCATGGACTATGTGCTGTATAACAATTATCGTCCGCCAAAGGAACTGCTTGATAAGTACGCGCACAATGGTGAGTATTTGGTGGAATGGGACGAGGCGGAGCTCAAGAAAAAGCATTACTACGCCTCGGGCAAGCACCTGATCGCTAATGGCATTCGTCAGCATAATAAAAAGGCCGATCCGCTGGCGGCGCTGCGTAGTCTGATCCGTCACGACAGCGATAAAATCGCGCGAGAACTAATGAGGATCTACTTTTCATGAGTTTGAAGTTAGTTCTTGATCTTGATCGCACCTTGTTTCGGACGAGTGAGTTGGACAAGGCAGAGTGGGGGCTGCTTGGGCGGCAGTTTGGCATTGACAGCGAGGCAGAGCTGGCGCGGCGGACTGACTTTCATGTGCGCACTGAGAAAGCATACTATTATGATTTCGCGGCGCATGTGCGGGCGGCGGGACTTGATGATGAGGAGGCGTTCTCGTTCTTGCTTCAGTCGGCACTGGCTGATGGGCGAATGGAATACGACGGAGTGGCTGAGGTGGTAGCCTGGGCCAGGCAGCGTGGAACGGTGCATGTCTTGACCTATGGGCCGGCGAATTACCAGCGGTTCAAGGCGGCGTTGTGTCCGTCGCTTGAAGGGGTAGAGATTATCACTACATTGCAGCCAAAAGGCGAGTATTTCCGCGAGCAGTGTCCGACTGGCGAGGTATGGATGGTTGATGATAAGCCAATTGGCGGTGATCTGCCTGATGGCGTG
This window harbors:
- a CDS encoding type II toxin-antitoxin system death-on-curing family toxin, whose protein sequence is MVSLTLEQILQLHALVLIRDGGSDGVRDIGRLESVVSAQHQVVFGEELYATVFTKAAALMRGIIGDHPFVDGNKRTAMLAGLTLLEVKGYNFTAQRGELENFAVRVATDQLDIDAIANWLKCHSQVCQ
- a CDS encoding SDR family oxidoreductase: MHIILGGTSGLGLEMARQLRKSDKRVLVLGKTHNAREHGEGFPLDVYYPEQVAAAPARIEQILGGDAIEQFVWAAGYGWRGNFEDQPDARSMAEVNFAGPLPLVQWAWYRMAQQRIRSTLTVIGSTSSIKARGDEAVYVATKHAQAGLARSLALQADEQHLPIRVALFLPGAMKTPFWRGNRPDDYAFFNDPAKVAEHILTAVNMQHQTFLEWPLPKGTLV
- a CDS encoding YvcK family protein yields the protein MTYEVDREYFGVKIVVIGGGTGSFTLLSGLKKYTHSITALVNMVDDGGSTGMLRDELGVLPAGDVRQCLVALSSSPKVRDLFNYRFDEGSMKGHAFGNLFMAALEKMTGSFSQAVETASEVLGVNGRVFPITLDDTKLSLRLRDGMVVEGEHAIEVTNIPGDERPWLELSPPATINPQARRAILDADLVVVAPGLLYGSLAPALLVRGVTRALAETKAKKVYVCNLVTKPTQTDGFTVADFVDEIERFAGVSMDYVLYNNYRPPKELLDKYAHNGEYLVEWDEAELKKKHYYASGKHLIANGIRQHNKKADPLAALRSLIRHDSDKIARELMRIYFS